A single window of Melospiza georgiana isolate bMelGeo1 chromosome 6, bMelGeo1.pri, whole genome shotgun sequence DNA harbors:
- the JDP2 gene encoding jun dimerization protein 2 isoform X1: protein MGCVCAPAAQEAVSPAMMPGQIPDPSLTAGALPGLGPLTGLPGAALTAEELKCADIRNIGAMISPLQFLEVKLGKRPQPVKSELDEEEERRKRRREKNKVAAARCRNKKKERTEFLQRESERLELMNAELKAQIEELKQERQQLILMLNRHRPTCIVRTDSIKTPESEANPLLEQLEKK from the exons ATGGGATGTgtctgtgcccctgcagcccaggaagCCGTGTCCCCTGCTATGATGCCAGGGCAGATCCCTGACCCGTCGCTGACGGCCGGAGcgctgcctgggctgggcccgCTGACGGGGCTGCCGGGCGCGGCCCTGACCGCTGAGGAGCTCAAGTGCGCCGACATCCGCAACATCGGCGCCATGATCTCGCCGCTCCAGTTCCTGGAGGTGAAGCTTGGCAAGAGACCCCAGCCTGTCAAAAGTGAG CTGGATGAGGaagaagagaggaggaaaaggcgCCGGGAGAAAAACAAAGTAGCGGCAGCGCGATGTCGTaacaagaagaaggagaggaCGGAGTTCCTGCAGCGG GAGTCTGAGCGTCTAGAGCTCATGAATGCTGAGCTGAAGGCCCAGATAGAAGAGCTGAaacaggagaggcagcagctcatCCTGATGCTGAACCGGCACCGTCCCACCTGCATTGTGCGGACAGACAGCATCAAGACGCCCGAGAGCGAAGCCAAcccactgctggagcagctAGAGAAGAAGTGA
- the JDP2 gene encoding jun dimerization protein 2 isoform X2: MMPGQIPDPSLTAGALPGLGPLTGLPGAALTAEELKCADIRNIGAMISPLQFLEVKLGKRPQPVKSELDEEEERRKRRREKNKVAAARCRNKKKERTEFLQRESERLELMNAELKAQIEELKQERQQLILMLNRHRPTCIVRTDSIKTPESEANPLLEQLEKK; this comes from the exons ATGATGCCAGGGCAGATCCCTGACCCGTCGCTGACGGCCGGAGcgctgcctgggctgggcccgCTGACGGGGCTGCCGGGCGCGGCCCTGACCGCTGAGGAGCTCAAGTGCGCCGACATCCGCAACATCGGCGCCATGATCTCGCCGCTCCAGTTCCTGGAGGTGAAGCTTGGCAAGAGACCCCAGCCTGTCAAAAGTGAG CTGGATGAGGaagaagagaggaggaaaaggcgCCGGGAGAAAAACAAAGTAGCGGCAGCGCGATGTCGTaacaagaagaaggagaggaCGGAGTTCCTGCAGCGG GAGTCTGAGCGTCTAGAGCTCATGAATGCTGAGCTGAAGGCCCAGATAGAAGAGCTGAaacaggagaggcagcagctcatCCTGATGCTGAACCGGCACCGTCCCACCTGCATTGTGCGGACAGACAGCATCAAGACGCCCGAGAGCGAAGCCAAcccactgctggagcagctAGAGAAGAAGTGA